The following proteins are co-located in the Paenibacillus sp. JNUCC32 genome:
- the rpoB gene encoding DNA-directed RNA polymerase subunit beta encodes MAGHLVQYGRRTRRSYARINEVLEVPNLIEIQQKSYEWFLEEGLREMFQDISPIQDFTGNLVLEFIDYSLGEPKYTVDDAKERDVTYAAPLRVKVRLINKETGEVKEQEVFMGDFPLMTETGTFIINGAERVIVSQLVRSPSVYFSTKVDKNGKTTYTATVIPNRGAWLELEMDAKDIIYVRIDRTRKIPVTVLLRALGFGTDAEILDLLGNDEYIQNTLDKDNTDSTEKALIEIYERLRPGEPPTLENAKSLLVARFFDPKRYDLANVGRYKINKKLHIKNRLFNQRLAESLIDIDTGEIVAEAGQTVDRRLLDEIMPYLEKSVGFKNYHVAGGVMDSEDIPLQTIDVFSPIEDGKVVKVIANANIDKSVKHITQADIISSISYFINLLHGIGNTDDIDHLGNRRLRSVGELLQNQFRIGLSRMERVVRERMSIQDANVITPQALINIRPVIASIKEFFGSSQLSQFMDQTNPLAELTHKRRLSALGPGGLTRERAGFEVRDVHHSHYGRMCPIETPEGPNIGLINSLSTFARINEYGFIEAPYRWVDPKTGKVTDQIDYLTADEEDNYIVAQANAELNEDGTFADEMVIVRYNKQSDNILPMPSDRVDYMDVSPKQVVSVATALIPFLENDDSNRALMGSNMQRQAVPLLIPKAPLVGTGMEHKSAKDSGVCIVSKYDGIIERSSANEIWLRRVENIDGQEVKGDIVKYKLHKFMRSNQGTCINQRPIVKRGDVIKKGDILADGPSTEMGELALGRNVVVAFMTWEGYNYEDAILLSEKLVKEDVYTSIHIEEYESEARDTKLGPEEITRDIPNVGEEALKNLDERGIIRIGAEISAGDILVGKVTPKGVTELTAEERLLHAIFGEKAREVRDTSLRVPHGSDGIIVDVKVFTRENGDELPPGVNQLVRVYIAQKRKISEGDKMAGRHGNKGVVARILPEEDMPFLPDGTPVQVVLNPLGVPSRMNIGQVLEVHLGMAALQLGIHVASPVFDGASEYDVFDTMEEAGMQRNGKTVLYDGRTGERFEREVTVGVMHMIKLAHMVDDKIHARSTGPYSLVTQQPLGGKAQFGGQRFGEMEVWALEAYGAAYTLQEILTVKSDDVVGRVKTYESIVKGENVPEPGVPESFKVLIKELQSLGMDVKILSENEEEIEMKELDDEDDAQGDKLSLNLEGAEVGVE; translated from the coding sequence TTGGCAGGACATCTTGTTCAATATGGTCGACGCACTCGGCGAAGTTATGCTCGTATTAACGAGGTACTCGAAGTTCCGAACCTGATTGAAATCCAACAAAAATCTTATGAATGGTTTTTGGAGGAAGGACTCCGCGAAATGTTCCAGGACATCTCGCCGATCCAGGATTTCACGGGCAATTTGGTGCTAGAGTTCATTGACTACAGCCTTGGAGAACCGAAATACACCGTCGATGACGCGAAAGAACGCGACGTTACTTATGCGGCGCCGCTCCGCGTGAAAGTCCGGCTCATTAACAAGGAGACCGGAGAGGTCAAGGAGCAGGAAGTGTTCATGGGAGACTTCCCGTTAATGACGGAAACCGGAACATTCATTATCAATGGTGCCGAACGGGTTATTGTCAGCCAGTTGGTTCGCTCTCCCAGCGTCTATTTCAGCACGAAAGTGGATAAAAACGGTAAGACGACGTACACTGCAACAGTTATCCCTAACCGCGGCGCTTGGCTGGAACTGGAGATGGACGCGAAGGACATTATTTATGTCCGGATCGACCGCACCCGTAAAATCCCTGTAACGGTGCTTTTACGTGCGCTTGGTTTTGGCACGGATGCCGAGATTTTGGATCTTCTGGGCAATGATGAATATATTCAAAATACGCTGGATAAAGACAACACGGACTCCACGGAAAAAGCGCTCATTGAAATCTATGAACGCCTTCGCCCGGGCGAGCCGCCAACACTGGAGAATGCGAAGAGCCTTCTCGTTGCCCGTTTCTTCGATCCGAAGCGTTATGATCTGGCTAACGTTGGTCGTTATAAGATCAACAAGAAGCTTCATATTAAGAACCGTCTCTTCAATCAACGTTTGGCAGAAAGTTTGATAGACATCGATACGGGTGAGATCGTTGCGGAAGCCGGTCAAACCGTAGACCGTCGTCTTTTGGACGAGATTATGCCTTACCTTGAGAAGAGCGTAGGCTTCAAGAATTATCATGTTGCCGGAGGCGTGATGGACAGCGAGGATATCCCGCTGCAAACGATCGACGTATTCTCTCCGATCGAGGACGGAAAAGTCGTGAAGGTCATCGCGAACGCAAACATCGATAAATCCGTGAAGCATATTACGCAGGCGGATATCATTTCCTCCATCAGCTACTTCATCAACCTGCTGCATGGAATCGGCAATACGGATGATATCGATCACCTGGGTAACCGTCGTCTGCGTTCTGTGGGCGAATTGCTCCAAAATCAGTTCCGTATCGGTTTGTCCCGGATGGAACGCGTTGTTCGCGAGAGAATGTCGATCCAGGATGCGAACGTGATTACGCCGCAGGCGCTCATCAACATCCGTCCGGTTATCGCATCGATCAAAGAGTTCTTCGGCAGCTCCCAGTTGTCCCAGTTCATGGATCAGACTAACCCGCTAGCGGAACTGACGCACAAACGTCGTCTGTCTGCACTCGGACCGGGCGGTTTGACGCGTGAGCGGGCGGGCTTTGAAGTGCGGGACGTTCACCACAGTCACTATGGCCGTATGTGTCCGATCGAGACGCCGGAGGGGCCGAACATCGGTCTGATCAACTCCTTGTCGACGTTTGCGCGCATCAACGAGTATGGCTTCATCGAAGCTCCGTACCGTTGGGTGGATCCGAAGACCGGTAAAGTGACGGACCAAATCGATTACCTGACTGCAGACGAAGAGGATAACTACATCGTTGCCCAGGCAAACGCCGAGCTCAACGAAGACGGTACCTTCGCTGACGAAATGGTAATCGTCCGTTATAACAAGCAATCCGACAACATCCTTCCGATGCCGAGCGACCGTGTAGACTACATGGACGTATCGCCTAAGCAGGTCGTGTCGGTAGCGACGGCGCTCATCCCGTTCCTCGAGAACGATGACTCCAACCGCGCGCTGATGGGATCGAACATGCAGCGGCAGGCTGTTCCGCTTCTTATTCCTAAGGCTCCGCTCGTCGGAACCGGGATGGAGCATAAGTCTGCGAAAGACTCCGGTGTATGTATTGTATCCAAATACGACGGGATTATTGAACGTTCATCCGCCAACGAAATCTGGCTCCGCCGCGTGGAAAATATCGACGGACAAGAAGTCAAAGGCGATATTGTTAAATATAAATTACACAAATTTATGCGTTCGAACCAAGGAACATGCATCAATCAGCGTCCAATCGTCAAGCGCGGCGATGTGATCAAAAAAGGTGACATCCTGGCAGACGGACCATCCACCGAGATGGGCGAATTGGCACTGGGCCGCAACGTCGTCGTTGCGTTCATGACTTGGGAAGGCTACAACTACGAGGATGCGATTCTTCTCTCCGAGAAGCTGGTCAAAGAGGATGTGTACACTTCGATCCATATCGAGGAGTACGAATCCGAGGCTCGTGACACGAAGCTCGGTCCGGAGGAAATCACGCGCGATATTCCTAACGTAGGGGAAGAAGCGCTCAAGAACCTTGACGAGCGCGGAATCATCCGCATCGGTGCCGAAATCAGCGCTGGCGACATTCTCGTTGGTAAGGTAACGCCTAAGGGCGTAACCGAACTGACGGCAGAGGAGCGTCTCTTGCATGCGATCTTCGGTGAGAAGGCTCGCGAAGTGCGCGATACCTCGCTGCGCGTTCCTCACGGTAGTGACGGAATCATCGTGGACGTGAAGGTGTTTACGCGTGAGAACGGCGACGAATTGCCGCCGGGCGTCAACCAATTGGTTCGCGTCTACATCGCACAGAAACGTAAAATCTCCGAAGGCGACAAAATGGCCGGACGTCACGGTAACAAAGGTGTCGTTGCCCGTATTTTGCCTGAAGAAGACATGCCGTTCCTGCCGGATGGCACGCCGGTTCAAGTTGTGTTGAACCCTCTGGGGGTTCCATCACGGATGAACATCGGTCAGGTGCTTGAGGTTCACTTGGGTATGGCTGCGCTCCAGCTCGGCATTCACGTGGCTTCACCGGTATTCGACGGTGCAAGCGAGTATGACGTGTTTGATACGATGGAAGAAGCAGGCATGCAGCGCAATGGTAAAACCGTGTTGTACGACGGACGGACGGGCGAACGTTTTGAACGTGAAGTTACCGTCGGCGTCATGCACATGATCAAGCTCGCGCACATGGTTGACGATAAAATTCACGCCCGTTCCACGGGACCATACTCCCTCGTTACGCAGCAGCCGCTGGGTGGTAAAGCCCAGTTCGGCGGACAGCGCTTCGGTGAGATGGAAGTATGGGCGCTTGAAGCTTACGGTGCTGCCTATACGCTGCAAGAAATTCTTACCGTCAAGTCCGATGACGTGGTCGGCCGGGTGAAAACCTACGAATCGATCGTCAAAGGCGAGAACGTTCCGGAACCGGGTGTTCCTGAATCGTTCAAGGTATTGATTAAAGAGCTTCAGTCTCTCGGTATGGACGTTAAAATCCTGAGCGAGAACGAAGAGGAAATCGAGATGAAAGAACTCGATGACGAAGACGATGCTCAAGGTGATAAACTGAGCCTTAACTTGGAAGGCGCTGAAGTCGGAGTGGAATAA